A single window of Vigna radiata var. radiata cultivar VC1973A chromosome 4, Vradiata_ver6, whole genome shotgun sequence DNA harbors:
- the LOC106758205 gene encoding pentatricopeptide repeat-containing protein At3g26782, mitochondrial, translating into METTTLTMTRLVFRTTPSTARHKRAYSTWQTNTANLTSMFGKYVDKTSVSSWNTVIADLARSGDFIEALGAFSSMRKLSLHPNRSSFPCTIKACAALSDLRAGAQTHQQAFAFGFGHDLFVSAALVDMYSKCGFPDLARHLFDEIPSRNVVSWTSMIAGYIRNDRAQEAVCLFKELLAEDSGSAESEYEAFVDSMLVGCVLSACSRVGWRSATEGVHGLVVKRGFEGCVSVGNTLMDAYAKSGEMGVARKVFDGMHESDVCSWNSIISQYAQNGLSAEAFCIFADMVKSGKVKYNEVTLSAVLLACANSGALQLGKCIHDQVIKMDLEDSVVVGTSIVDMYCKCGRVEMARKAFDRMNMKNVKSWTAMVAGYGMHGRAKEAMEVFYEMIRSGDKPNYITFVSVLAACSHAGLLKEGRHWFNRMKSEFNVEPGIEHYSCMVDLLGRAGYLNEAYRLILEMKVKPDFIIWGSLLGACRIHKNVELGEISARKLFQLDPSSCGYYVLLSNIYADAGRWDEVERMRILMKSRGLLKTPGYSIVELKGRVHVFLVGDKEHPQHEKIYEYLDKLNVKLQALGYMPNLTSVLHDVDEEEKGMVLRVHSEKLAVCFGIMNSVPGSVIHIIKNLRICGDCHIAIKFISKAVNREIVVRDSKRFHHFKDGMCSCGDYW; encoded by the exons ATGGAAACAACAACACTGACGATGACTCGGTTAGTGTTCAGAACAACACCATCAACCGCACGTCACAAACGTGCTTATTCCACATGGCAGACCAATACCGCGAACCTTACGAGCATGTTCGGCAAATACGTGGACAAAACCAGCGTCTCTAGCTGGAACACCGTCATCGCTGACCTCGCTCGAAGCGGCGATTTCATCGAAGCTCTCGGCGCATTTTCCTCCATGCGCAAGCTCTCTCTACATCCCAACCGCTCATCCTTCCCATGCACCATCAAGGCCTGTGCCGCACTCTCCGACCTCCGCGCCGGCGCGCAGACCCACCAGCAGGCGTTCGCATTTGGGTTCGGCCACGACCTCTTCGTCTCCGCCGCGCTCGTTGACATGTACTCCAAATGCGGCTTCCCTGACCTCGCGCGCCACCTTTTCGACGAAATTCCCAGCCGAAACGTCGTTTCGTGGACGTCCATGATTGCAGGCTACATCCGAAACGACCGCGCCCAGGAAGCCGTTTGCCTCTTTAAGGAGTTGTTGGCTGAGGACAGTGGGAGTGCGGAATCTGAGTATGAGGCTTTCGTGGATTCCATGCTTGTGGGGTGTGTTCTTTCGGCGTGTTCGCGGGTGGGGTGGAGGAGTGCGACTGAAGGGGTTCATGGGTTGGTGGTCAAGAGGGGGTTTGAGGGGTGTGTGAGTGTTGGGAATACTTTGATGGATGCTTATGCCAAGTCTGGAGAAATGGGGGTGGCGAGGAAAGTGTTTGATGGAATGCATGAGAGTGATGTCTGCTCTTGGAACTCTATAATTTCTCAGTATGCGCAGAATGGGTTGTCAGCTGAGGCTTTCTGTATTTTTGCTGACATGGTGAAGAGTGGCAAGGTTAAATATAACGAGGTGACATTGTCTGCGGTGTTGTTGGCCTGCGCGAATTCAGGAGCTTTGCAGCTGGGAAAGTGCATACATGACCAG GTTATAAAGATGGATTTGGAGGATAGTGTGGTTGTTGGTACATCTATAGTGGATATGTACTGCAAATGTGGGAGAGTTGAGATGGCTAGGAAGGCATTTGACCGAATGAACATGAAGAATGTTAAGTCATGGACTGCTATGGTTGCTGGTTACGGAATGCATGGTCGTGCAAAAGAGGCTATGGAAGTTTTCTACGAGATGATAAGGTCTGGAGACAAGCCGAATTACATTACTTTTGTGTCAGTTTTAGCTGCATGCAGCCATGCTGGTTTGTTAAAAGAAGGCCGGCATTGGTTTAATAGAATGAAAAGTGAATTTAATGTTGAACCTGGGATTGAGCATTATTCTTGCATGGTTGATCTCCTCGGGCGTGCTGGCTACCTTAATGAGGCTTATCGTTTGATCCTGGAAATGAAGGTGAAACCTGATTTTATAATCTGGGGTTCCCTTCTTGGGGCTTGCAGGATTCATAAGAATGTGGAACTTGGGGAGATCTCTGCTAGAAAACTATTTCAGTTAGATCCAAGTAGTTGTGGGTACTATGTTCTACTCTCTAATATTTATGCTGATGCTGGAAGGTGGGATGAAGTTGAGAGGATGAGGATATTGATGAAGAGTCGCGGGTTGCTTAAAACCCCTGGATATAGTATAGTAGAGCTCAAGGGTAGGGTACATGTATTCTTAGTTGGAGACAAAGAACATCCTCAACATGAGAAGATTTATGAGTACCTAGACAAATTAAATGTCAAGCTGCAAGCACTTGGTTATATGCCAAATTTGACCTCAGTTCTTCATGATGTTGATGAGGAAGAGAAAGGAATGGTTCTAAGAGTTCATAGTGAGAAACTAGCAGTTTGCTTTGGAATCATGAATTCAGTTCCTGGGTCAGTGATCCATATCATAAAAAATCTTAGAATTTGTGGTGACTGCCACATtgcaattaaatttatttccaaAGCAGTAAATCGAGAAATTGTTGTCAGAGATTCTAAGCGGTTTCATCATTTTAAGGATGGTATGTGTTCATGTGGGGACTACTGGTGA
- the LOC106759472 gene encoding mitochondrial phosphate carrier protein 3, mitochondrial, translating to MAFSDSSSGRNSLIPSFLYSSSSKTLPLHRMLHSTAAAAAAASPSSPPANIDAGSRGFMIPSPSESRKIELYSPAFYAACTAGGILSCGLTHMAVTPLDLVKCNMQIDPAKYKNITSGFGVLLKEQGIRGFFRGWVPTLLGYSAQGACKFGFYEFFKKYYSDIAGPEYASKYKTLIYLAGSASAEVIADVALCPFEAVKVRVQTQPGFARGLADGLPKFVKSEGTLGLYKGIVPLWGRQIPYTMMKFASFETIVELIYKHAIPTPKNECSKNLQLGVSFAGGYIAGVLCAIVSHPADNLVSFLNNAKGATVGDAVSKLGLWGLFTRGLPLRIVMIGTLTGAQWGIYDAFKVFVGLPTTGGPAPAAAPAPAKA from the exons ATGGCTTTCTCCGACTCTTCTTCTGGTCGCAACTCTCTCATCCCCTCCTTCCTATACTCCTCTTCCTCCAAGACGCTTCCTCTCCACCGTATGCTCCACTccaccgccgccgccgccgccgccgcctcACCCTCGTCACCGCCGGCAAACATCGATGCCGGATCGCGCGGCTTCATGATTCCCTCTCCCAGCGAGTCACGCAAGATCGAGCTTTATTCGCCTGCCTTCTACGCCGCCTGTACTGCCGGTGGAATCCTCAGCTGTGGCCTCACTCACATGGCCGTCACTCCTCTTGACCTTGTCAAGTGTAATATGCAG ATCGACCCTGCTAAGTACAAGAACATCACATCTGGATTTGGGGTTTTGCTTAAGGAGCAGGGCATCAGGGGCTTTTTCCGTGGTTGGGTGCCTACCTTGCTTGGTTACAGTGCACAGGGTGCTTGCAAATTCGGATTCTACGAGTTCTTTAAGAAGTATTACTCCGATATTGCTGGTCCAGAGTATGCTAGCAAGTACAAGACCTTGATTTACCTTGCTGGTTCCGCTTCTGCTGAGGTTATTGCTGATGTTGCTCTTTGCCCCTTCGAGGCTGTGAAGGTCCGTGTCCAAACACAGCCTGGTTTTGCCAGGGGTTTGGCTGATGGGCTCCCAAAATTTGTGAAATCTGAAGGAACTTTGGG GCTGTACAAGGGAATAGTGCCTCTGTGGGGACGACAGATTCCAT ACACAATGATGAAATTTGCTTCATTTGAGACCATAGTGGAGCTGATCTATAAGCATGCCATTCCTACTCCCAAGAATGAGTGCAGCAAAAACCTGCAACTCGGTGTCAGTTTTGCCGGTGGATATATTGCTGGTGTGCTTTGTGCAATCGTGTCTCATCCTGCTGATAATCTTGTCTCTTTCCTGAACAATGCTAAAGGAGCAACAGTTGGTGAT GCGGTGAGTAAGCTTGGTTTGTGGGGTCTCTTCACCCGTGGTCTTCCCCTCCGTATTGTGATGATTGGAACTCTTACTGGTGCCCAATGGGGAATATATGATGCTTTCAAAGTCTTTGTTGGGCT GCCAACAACTGGTGGTCCTGCTCCTGCCGCTGCTCCAGCTCCAGCAAAGGCGTAA